A region of Subdoligranulum variabile DNA encodes the following proteins:
- a CDS encoding phosphatase, with protein MQMIADLHTHTLCATHAFQTFNEMAAAAKQAGYCAMAITDHAPAMPDAPHIWHFSNGGALPREMNGIVMLYGAEANVMDTKGGLDLPQGLLSVQDWVVASIHSPCMPGLLTRKEANRIWMSVAENPYVDCIGHSEQENYRYDYDLVTKAFAKNHKVVELNGGSFTVRKDGIPNMRALLIACMENGCHIAVDSDAHSAWRLQHAMPPLYSMLEELSFPQELIVNATRENLVQELKLHGRRCAEEIGGILL; from the coding sequence ATGCAGATGATCGCAGACCTGCACACACATACGCTGTGTGCCACACATGCATTTCAGACTTTCAACGAGATGGCGGCGGCAGCAAAACAAGCCGGATACTGTGCCATGGCAATTACGGATCATGCACCGGCCATGCCGGACGCGCCTCATATCTGGCACTTTTCCAATGGTGGCGCTCTGCCCCGGGAAATGAACGGAATTGTTATGTTGTATGGCGCCGAGGCCAACGTCATGGACACCAAAGGGGGGCTGGATCTTCCACAGGGGCTTCTTTCTGTGCAGGATTGGGTGGTGGCATCTATCCATAGCCCCTGCATGCCGGGGCTGTTGACCCGAAAAGAGGCCAATCGCATCTGGATGAGCGTCGCAGAAAATCCTTATGTGGACTGTATCGGGCACTCCGAACAGGAAAATTATCGCTATGATTATGATCTGGTAACCAAAGCGTTTGCCAAAAACCACAAGGTCGTAGAACTGAACGGAGGATCTTTCACGGTGCGAAAAGACGGCATCCCCAATATGCGGGCGCTTTTGATTGCCTGTATGGAAAATGGGTGCCATATTGCTGTGGACAGTGACGCCCACAGTGCCTGGCGGTTGCAGCATGCCATGCCGCCGCTGTACAGTATGCTGGAGGAACTGTCATTCCCGCAGGAACTGATTGTCAATGCAACGCGTGAAAATCTGGTACAGGAACTCAAACTGCATGGCCGTCGCTGTGCAGAAGAAATAGGAGGCATTCTACTATGA
- a CDS encoding acyltransferase family protein — protein sequence MSILIIHFNATVTGYFTLPHKLFASVLPFGIYLGDFGSSLFFIVSGAALALTVPDNQSPATFYKKRAKAIYPLFWLAWAICFSLRFLEKPGYYAAAKSPTLLLTVLGLDNFAVAAGWVGVDFACVGEWFLGSILFLYLLFPLLFRGLRRKPWLTWMASIAICLMIHLAGWDAHLVAIHVLEFLFGMQYLQMTFKGKVGVSLLCAVGTIFLAGFDSKITCALFSVMIFAVLAGVSRFLEYPWMRILCARLAKISYAVFLVHHVLIQRMAEQFDLAALSRRDTAFLFLIYLMAVWAAAEALLWLQRCLQKGVTALRAAA from the coding sequence GTGTCTATTCTTATCATTCATTTCAATGCTACGGTAACAGGTTATTTTACATTGCCACACAAGCTGTTTGCCAGTGTGCTGCCTTTCGGCATTTATCTGGGGGATTTTGGCTCCTCGCTTTTCTTTATTGTCTCCGGCGCGGCACTGGCGCTCACAGTACCGGATAACCAGAGCCCTGCTACCTTCTACAAGAAACGGGCCAAAGCAATTTATCCGTTGTTCTGGTTGGCGTGGGCGATTTGCTTTTCCTTGCGCTTTTTGGAAAAACCAGGATATTACGCGGCCGCCAAGTCGCCAACATTACTACTGACGGTTCTGGGGCTGGATAACTTTGCCGTAGCAGCCGGCTGGGTCGGAGTGGATTTCGCTTGTGTGGGCGAATGGTTTCTGGGCAGCATCCTCTTTTTATATCTGCTGTTTCCGCTTTTGTTTCGCGGGCTTCGACGCAAGCCTTGGCTGACGTGGATGGCAAGTATTGCCATCTGCCTGATGATTCATCTGGCCGGGTGGGACGCGCACCTTGTGGCGATTCATGTTTTGGAGTTCCTGTTTGGCATGCAGTATCTTCAGATGACCTTCAAAGGCAAAGTGGGCGTGTCGCTTCTTTGCGCGGTGGGAACGATCTTCCTGGCTGGATTTGACAGCAAGATAACCTGTGCACTGTTCAGCGTGATGATTTTTGCTGTGTTAGCGGGTGTTTCGCGTTTCCTGGAATATCCCTGGATGCGGATTCTTTGCGCCAGGTTGGCAAAAATCTCTTATGCCGTCTTTCTGGTTCATCACGTGCTGATCCAGCGTATGGCCGAACAATTTGATCTGGCAGCCTTAAGTCGCCGTGATACGGCCTTTCTGTTTTTGATTTATCTAATGGCAGTCTGGGCTGCGGCGGAGGCACTTCTTTGGCTGCAAAGATGTCTGCAAAAGGGTGTGACCGCGCTGCGCGCCGCTGCGTGA
- a CDS encoding ROK family protein produces the protein MSKYTIGIDLGGTTMTAGLVNENYEIVGKITRATRLPRPADDLEKALADLCRTVAKENNIDFSDVQYVGIGTPGSVNFTTGFVGYNTNFGYYDWNLGPDMEKLLGCKVYVENDANAAAFGEYIAGGAKGYKDAVVITLGTGIGSGIILGGKIVRGFNFAAGEMGHTVIVKGGRKCNCGRCGCWERYASARALTEDTKTAMQEHSDTLMWKLVPDIDHVNAKTSFDAMAQGDALAKQVVDNWMEYVACGLANVVNTFEPEVICVGGGVSNQGETLLGPVRAYVEKETHDITGGRVPEIRACELRNDAGVIGAAALEVSI, from the coding sequence ATGAGCAAGTATACCATCGGCATTGACCTGGGCGGTACTACCATGACGGCCGGTCTGGTGAATGAAAATTATGAAATTGTAGGCAAGATTACTCGGGCAACAAGATTGCCGCGTCCGGCGGATGATCTTGAAAAAGCTTTGGCAGATCTTTGCCGTACCGTTGCCAAGGAGAATAACATTGATTTTTCGGACGTACAATATGTGGGAATCGGTACCCCCGGCAGTGTGAATTTTACCACCGGCTTTGTGGGATACAATACCAATTTCGGATACTATGACTGGAACCTTGGCCCCGATATGGAAAAATTGCTCGGGTGCAAGGTATATGTAGAGAATGATGCCAATGCAGCTGCATTTGGTGAGTACATTGCGGGTGGCGCCAAAGGGTATAAAGATGCGGTTGTCATCACGCTGGGAACCGGCATAGGCAGCGGAATCATCCTGGGCGGCAAAATCGTCCGGGGCTTCAATTTCGCTGCCGGCGAGATGGGACATACGGTCATCGTAAAGGGGGGGCGCAAGTGCAACTGTGGCCGCTGCGGTTGCTGGGAACGCTATGCTTCGGCCCGTGCACTGACTGAAGACACCAAAACCGCCATGCAGGAACACAGTGATACGCTGATGTGGAAACTGGTGCCGGATATCGACCATGTCAATGCCAAGACTTCTTTTGATGCCATGGCGCAAGGCGATGCGCTGGCCAAGCAGGTGGTGGACAATTGGATGGAATACGTTGCCTGCGGTCTGGCCAATGTTGTGAACACCTTTGAACCGGAAGTGATTTGCGTAGGGGGCGGTGTTTCCAACCAGGGCGAAACGCTGCTGGGACCTGTACGTGCTTATGTGGAGAAAGAAACGCACGACATTACCGGGGGCCGTGTGCCTGAGATCCGAGCCTGCGAACTGCGCAATGATGCCGGAGTGATCGGTGCGGCTGCGTTGGAGGTTTCCATCTGA
- the rapZ gene encoding RNase adapter RapZ, translating to MNFLIVTGLSGAGKSMAVNALEDIGFFCIDNIPIALLPRIVDFALQGENQLSRVAVVMDVRGVRNSEQLEQALADLDAKKIDYEILFLDANSQTIQRRYKETRRQHPISVTDHVSIEEAIERERRLLQPLRSRAKYVIDTSLLSAAQNKERVCSLFLDKGKCPMALTVVSFGFKYGLPQEADLVLDVRCLPNPFYVPELKNLTGMDQAVVDYVMAAPESQELLRRYESMLEYALPLYVKEGKSQLMIAVGCTGGKHRSITFARKIGEFCEKLGYEPSVQHRDAKRTL from the coding sequence ATGAATTTTCTGATCGTTACAGGGCTTTCCGGTGCAGGCAAGTCGATGGCTGTCAATGCTTTGGAGGACATTGGCTTCTTTTGCATTGACAATATTCCCATTGCGTTGTTGCCTCGTATTGTGGATTTTGCTTTGCAGGGCGAAAACCAGCTCAGCCGCGTAGCGGTCGTCATGGATGTGCGCGGCGTACGCAACAGCGAACAGCTGGAGCAAGCGCTGGCCGATCTGGATGCCAAGAAAATCGACTATGAAATCCTCTTTCTGGATGCCAACTCCCAGACGATCCAGCGCCGCTACAAAGAGACCCGGCGCCAGCATCCAATCTCTGTTACGGATCATGTATCCATTGAGGAAGCAATCGAACGAGAGCGTCGTCTTTTACAGCCGCTGCGCAGCCGTGCCAAATATGTCATCGATACTTCACTGCTGAGCGCAGCGCAGAACAAGGAACGCGTCTGCAGCTTGTTCTTGGACAAGGGCAAGTGTCCGATGGCACTCACGGTGGTATCTTTCGGTTTCAAATATGGTCTGCCGCAGGAAGCAGATCTCGTGCTGGACGTACGCTGCCTTCCCAATCCTTTTTATGTGCCGGAACTTAAAAATCTGACGGGTATGGATCAGGCGGTTGTGGACTACGTCATGGCGGCCCCGGAGTCTCAGGAACTGCTGCGGCGTTATGAGAGTATGCTGGAATACGCCCTTCCTCTCTACGTAAAAGAGGGAAAAAGTCAGTTGATGATTGCGGTCGGCTGTACCGGAGGCAAGCATCGTTCCATTACATTTGCCCGCAAAATCGGTGAGTTTTGTGAAAAACTGGGATATGAACCCAGCGTACAGCATCGCGATGCAAAGCGCACCCTGTAA
- the murB gene encoding UDP-N-acetylmuramate dehydrogenase has protein sequence MMQEQIQTKLRCALQGANLPFTEQEPLAAHTTFKIGGPAAFWCAPQDEEQLQHTLALCRSTGVRVYLLGNGSNTLFSDEGFDGAVVDLRGLTPAVTENPKKETVLLTAGAGMTLGRLCAEAQQRGLSGLEFACGIPGTVGGAVYMNAGAYGGELKDVIEQVTFLDDNLIQRTLPASELQMGYRTSVFEKNPSWCILSAAVRLQKGNAAEILARMQEYLERRKAKQPLEWPSAGSTFKRPQGAFAGRLIEDCGLRGFTVGGAQISEKHGGFVINKGGATCADVVALTDEVKRIVQEKTGFVLEREIRVVK, from the coding sequence ATGATGCAGGAGCAAATACAAACAAAGCTGCGCTGCGCCTTGCAGGGGGCGAATCTCCCTTTTACAGAACAAGAGCCGCTGGCGGCGCATACCACATTCAAAATTGGCGGACCTGCAGCATTCTGGTGCGCGCCGCAGGATGAGGAACAGCTGCAGCATACGCTGGCGCTTTGTCGGAGCACAGGGGTTCGTGTTTACTTGCTGGGAAATGGATCCAACACTCTTTTTTCTGATGAAGGGTTTGACGGTGCGGTGGTGGACCTTCGCGGTTTGACCCCTGCAGTAACCGAGAATCCGAAGAAGGAGACTGTGCTGCTTACCGCTGGTGCCGGTATGACGTTGGGGCGACTTTGTGCCGAGGCACAGCAACGTGGGCTGTCTGGCTTAGAATTTGCCTGCGGCATTCCCGGTACAGTGGGGGGCGCCGTTTATATGAACGCTGGAGCATACGGCGGTGAACTGAAAGATGTGATCGAACAGGTTACTTTTCTAGATGACAATCTGATACAACGGACCCTGCCGGCCAGTGAACTCCAGATGGGATATCGTACAAGCGTTTTTGAAAAAAATCCATCCTGGTGTATACTTTCTGCTGCTGTGCGTTTGCAAAAAGGAAACGCAGCGGAGATTCTCGCACGGATGCAGGAATATCTGGAGCGCCGCAAAGCAAAACAGCCGCTGGAATGGCCGAGTGCAGGCAGCACCTTCAAACGTCCGCAAGGGGCTTTTGCAGGTCGCCTGATTGAAGACTGCGGCCTGCGTGGCTTTACGGTGGGTGGGGCGCAGATTAGCGAGAAACACGGTGGCTTCGTGATCAACAAGGGGGGCGCAACCTGTGCAGATGTGGTTGCCTTGACGGACGAGGTCAAACGGATTGTTCAGGAAAAAACGGGCTTTGTGTTGGAACGTGAAATCAGAGTGGTAAAATAA
- the pfkA gene encoding 6-phosphofructokinase, which produces MAKEIKTIGVLTSGGDAPGMNAAVRAIVRAGISKGYRMMGIQRGYNGLINGECYEMNVRSVSEIIHRGGTILYTARCLEFKTQEGQAKGLARCKELGIDALVVIGGDGSFMGARALANQGIPCIGLPGTIDNDIACSEYTIGYDTAMNTAVEAIDKLRDTTQSHDRCSVVEVMGHHAGYIALNVGIATGALAVLLPEIPFDFERDILQRMRQTQVTGKKHFIIIVSEGVVGAQELANQIQAATGVDSRATVLGHIQRGGSPTVRDRVNASLMGYHAIDLLDKGIYNRVVAVSGDKIVDYDVNVALSMHKTIDREMIDIANAISI; this is translated from the coding sequence ATGGCTAAGGAAATCAAAACAATCGGTGTTCTGACCAGTGGCGGTGACGCGCCCGGTATGAATGCTGCTGTTCGTGCGATTGTTCGTGCGGGTATCAGCAAGGGATACCGTATGATGGGTATTCAGCGCGGTTACAATGGTCTGATCAACGGCGAGTGCTACGAGATGAATGTCCGCAGTGTGTCTGAGATCATTCACCGTGGCGGTACGATTCTGTATACGGCGCGCTGCCTGGAGTTCAAAACGCAGGAAGGTCAGGCCAAGGGTCTGGCTCGTTGCAAGGAGCTTGGCATTGATGCGCTGGTTGTCATCGGCGGTGACGGCTCTTTCATGGGTGCCCGTGCACTGGCCAATCAGGGAATTCCCTGCATTGGTCTGCCCGGCACCATCGATAACGATATTGCCTGCAGCGAGTACACCATCGGCTATGATACGGCAATGAACACTGCTGTGGAAGCTATTGATAAGCTGCGCGACACCACTCAGAGCCACGATCGCTGCAGCGTCGTGGAAGTTATGGGTCATCATGCCGGCTACATCGCCTTGAACGTCGGCATCGCCACCGGAGCACTGGCGGTTCTGCTGCCGGAGATTCCCTTTGATTTTGAGCGCGATATCCTGCAGCGTATGCGTCAGACGCAGGTCACCGGCAAGAAACACTTCATTATTATTGTTTCTGAGGGCGTTGTGGGTGCGCAGGAACTGGCTAACCAGATTCAGGCGGCAACCGGTGTTGATTCCCGTGCTACGGTTCTGGGCCATATCCAGCGCGGCGGCTCTCCGACGGTCCGTGACCGCGTGAATGCTTCCTTGATGGGATATCATGCCATTGATTTGCTGGATAAGGGCATTTACAATCGTGTTGTGGCCGTCTCCGGCGACAAGATTGTGGATTACGATGTCAATGTGGCACTTTCCATGCACAAGACCATCGACCGCGAGATGATCGATATCGCCAATGCGATTTCCATTTGA
- the whiA gene encoding DNA-binding protein WhiA, with the protein MSFSQEVKNEILRHRITKPCCNVAAAYAVACFGKYFDDRGVVLQTENEGVAQFAQKAYRRCGIQGNVLRKERPTGAVFEFSVKDPNEIEKMLDLFCHTGKEPTLRIRPENFKCQKCMQTFIATAFLCCGTMTDPEKSYNLEFLSTRHYLSQQLEAMLAEHDFHPHRALRKGANTVYVKAADHIEDLLTFMGAGGAAMRIMDQRLYNEMRNKTNRLSNCETANLGKSVQAAVQVQMAIERLQEAGALATLPETLRQTAKLRMQYPDLPLAKLAQKMDPPVSKAGLSHRLKRIQEAARRLQEISSSEKETPHV; encoded by the coding sequence TTGAGCTTTTCACAAGAGGTAAAAAACGAAATCCTGCGCCATAGGATTACAAAACCGTGTTGTAACGTGGCCGCCGCCTATGCGGTGGCCTGTTTTGGTAAGTATTTTGATGACCGTGGCGTTGTGCTGCAGACGGAGAACGAAGGGGTGGCCCAGTTTGCGCAAAAAGCGTATCGACGCTGCGGTATTCAGGGCAATGTCCTTCGCAAGGAACGGCCTACGGGTGCGGTTTTTGAGTTCAGCGTCAAAGACCCCAACGAGATAGAAAAAATGTTGGATCTGTTCTGCCACACCGGCAAAGAACCTACCTTACGGATTCGCCCGGAAAATTTTAAATGTCAGAAATGTATGCAGACGTTTATTGCGACTGCCTTTCTGTGCTGCGGAACGATGACGGATCCTGAAAAAAGCTATAATCTGGAATTTTTGTCAACCCGACATTATCTTTCCCAGCAGTTGGAAGCAATGCTTGCGGAACATGATTTCCATCCACACCGTGCACTGCGCAAGGGGGCCAATACCGTTTACGTCAAGGCGGCGGATCATATTGAGGATCTTCTCACTTTTATGGGCGCCGGTGGTGCCGCCATGCGCATTATGGATCAGCGCCTGTATAATGAAATGCGTAACAAGACCAACCGTTTGTCCAACTGTGAGACTGCGAACCTGGGTAAAAGCGTGCAGGCAGCAGTGCAGGTACAGATGGCTATTGAACGGCTACAGGAGGCCGGGGCACTGGCTACGCTGCCCGAAACACTTCGGCAGACGGCCAAGCTGCGGATGCAGTATCCGGACCTTCCGCTGGCCAAGCTGGCCCAGAAGATGGATCCGCCGGTTAGCAAGGCAGGACTTTCCCATCGCCTGAAGCGAATCCAGGAAGCTGCCCGCCGCCTTCAGGAAATTTCTTCATCGGAAAAGGAAACACCCCATGTCTGA
- the hprK gene encoding HPr(Ser) kinase/phosphatase, producing MSEFSVSLAKLAEEANLTVAYTPCELDKVKVTATEVYRPGILLAGYYENFDNTRVQIIGLTEMSYLEELSTSLRNMRLEKLFSFQPPAVILTRNMQPLSEMMQYAKQYGVPLLMSTEMTSALMGVLITTLNTELAPRITRHGVLVEVYGEGILILGDSGVGKSETAIELVKRGHRLIADDAVELRRVSYRSILGTAPANIRHFIELRGIGIINVAHVFGIGSVRSSVEVEMVVQLEPWDRTKNYDRTGLDTEYYDILGVKVPSMLIPVMPGRNLAVILETAAINNRTKEMGYNAAKELLAQLGLQDDISL from the coding sequence GTGTCTGAATTCTCAGTATCCCTGGCAAAATTGGCGGAGGAAGCAAATCTGACGGTGGCATATACTCCCTGCGAACTGGACAAAGTCAAGGTGACAGCGACTGAGGTATATCGCCCCGGCATTCTGTTGGCAGGGTATTATGAAAACTTCGATAATACCCGAGTCCAGATCATTGGACTGACCGAAATGTCGTATCTGGAGGAATTGTCTACCTCTCTGCGGAACATGCGCTTGGAAAAGCTTTTTTCTTTTCAGCCTCCGGCCGTAATCCTGACACGGAATATGCAACCGCTTTCCGAGATGATGCAGTACGCCAAGCAGTATGGGGTACCGCTTTTGATGTCTACCGAGATGACATCGGCCCTGATGGGCGTGCTGATTACCACGCTGAACACTGAACTGGCGCCACGCATTACTCGGCATGGTGTTCTTGTGGAAGTGTATGGCGAGGGAATTCTGATCCTCGGGGATTCCGGCGTGGGCAAAAGTGAAACGGCCATTGAGCTGGTCAAGCGAGGGCATCGTCTGATTGCGGATGATGCCGTGGAATTGCGGCGCGTTTCATATCGCAGTATTCTGGGAACGGCTCCGGCCAATATCCGGCACTTTATTGAATTGCGAGGCATCGGAATTATCAATGTTGCACATGTGTTCGGCATTGGGTCGGTGCGCAGCAGTGTGGAAGTGGAAATGGTCGTTCAGCTGGAACCCTGGGATCGGACTAAAAACTACGACCGGACCGGTTTGGATACCGAATATTACGACATTCTGGGAGTAAAAGTGCCCAGCATGCTGATCCCTGTGATGCCGGGGCGGAATCTGGCGGTCATCCTTGAAACGGCTGCCATCAACAACCGTACAAAGGAAATGGGATATAATGCGGCCAAAGAGCTATTGGCACAGTTGGGCTTGCAGGATGATATTTCGTTGTAA
- a CDS encoding DNA polymerase III subunit alpha — protein sequence MSETNQRQFTHLHVHTEYSLLDGACRIDRMFEHLKAMGQTACAITDHGVMYGCVAFFDAAKAAGIKPIIGCEVYVATRTRFDKVNRIDGNSHLILLCKNEVGYRNLIKMVSAGFLEGFYSKPRIDKDLLEQHHEGLICLSACLAGEIPKAILAGDYERAKQTALYYRDLFGAENYYIELQDHGLEEDQVVLPQLIRLARETGIPMVATNDAHYITKEDSKMQSILLCIQTGKTIADADRMEFQTDEFYLKSADEMYELFSMVPEACENTNKIAEQCNFEFTFGETKLPYFRAPDGMENQAYFEKLCWEGLERRYPGKVTDALRERLAYEIKVVKNMGYTNYYLIVYDFINYAKSRDIPVGPGRGSGAGSLAAYCVGITDIDPIRYNLIFERFLNPERVSMPDFDVDFCYERRQEVIDYVNEKYGRDHVAQIVTFGTMAARAAVRDVGRVMGMAYQDVDKVAKLIPMELKMTLQKALDVSPDLKAMYEADAQVRELIDTSLKVEGMPRHASTHAAGVVITREPATEYVPLSTNDGLPVTQFNMVEIERLGLLKMDFLGLRTLTVIHDTETAVRRKDPEFRMATISYDDPDTYAMLAKGETEGIFQLESTGMTQVLVSMRPRNLEDIIALISLYRPGPMDSIPTYLRNRREPGKISYKTPQLAHILDVTNGCIVYQEQVMQIFRELAGFSFGQADNIRRAMSKKKHKVMEAEREHFVHGCTEPGKECAGCVKNGIPEDVANEIYDEMISFASYAFNKSHAACYAYVAFQTAYLKCHYPHEFMAALLTSVLDNTSKVIEYTTECQRLGIKVLQPDINVSRGGFTADGDCIRFGLNAVKSVGRNLIDAVVKERQNRPYRGLYDFCRRMYGNELNRRALENLIKSGAFDALEPSRRAMLECVEGILKSVETDMRQNLEGQMDLFGMMSGESQETAINDYKVPKLSEYPTSDLLKMEKEVSGLYLSGHPLDAYREQIAQISTCTIAQLQGEEAKQFDNQTVTILCTVVKNKIMTTKSNTLMAFTTIEDLTGTMELLVFPRVLAECRAALQENAVVVAHGRVSVKEEEAARLIVEGVQSIDTYDPNKSFGRNRVERVQQETRGEGVAGYFLTVPARECEEMHKVENLLCNIFDGGTVKVYFRFADTGKKAWARHMAVKDDPLLRAELVRILGQEHVKVQGTDQHAK from the coding sequence ATGTCTGAAACCAACCAAAGACAATTTACACATCTGCATGTCCACACAGAGTATAGCCTTTTGGATGGCGCCTGTCGTATTGATCGGATGTTTGAACACCTGAAAGCCATGGGACAAACTGCCTGTGCCATTACGGATCATGGTGTCATGTACGGGTGCGTGGCTTTTTTTGATGCGGCCAAGGCGGCCGGCATCAAGCCGATCATTGGCTGCGAAGTCTATGTAGCAACTCGGACGCGCTTCGACAAAGTGAACCGCATCGACGGTAACAGTCACCTCATCCTGCTGTGCAAAAATGAAGTTGGATACAGGAACCTTATCAAGATGGTTTCAGCAGGATTTTTGGAAGGGTTCTATTCCAAGCCTCGCATTGACAAAGATCTGCTGGAGCAGCATCATGAAGGACTGATCTGCCTGTCCGCCTGCCTGGCAGGGGAGATCCCCAAGGCCATTTTGGCCGGTGACTACGAGCGCGCCAAACAAACGGCATTGTATTATCGGGATTTGTTTGGCGCGGAAAATTATTATATTGAACTTCAGGACCACGGCCTGGAAGAAGACCAGGTCGTGCTGCCGCAGCTGATTCGACTGGCCAGGGAGACCGGAATCCCGATGGTGGCCACGAACGATGCGCATTATATCACCAAAGAGGATTCCAAAATGCAGAGCATTTTGCTTTGCATTCAGACGGGAAAAACCATTGCTGACGCCGATCGGATGGAATTCCAGACGGATGAGTTCTATCTGAAAAGCGCAGATGAGATGTACGAGTTGTTCTCTATGGTCCCGGAAGCCTGCGAGAATACCAATAAGATTGCAGAGCAGTGCAACTTTGAATTCACGTTCGGAGAAACCAAATTGCCGTATTTCCGTGCACCGGATGGCATGGAAAATCAGGCGTATTTTGAAAAGTTGTGTTGGGAGGGGCTGGAACGGCGCTATCCCGGCAAGGTGACCGATGCGCTGCGGGAGCGTCTTGCCTATGAAATCAAGGTAGTAAAGAACATGGGGTACACCAACTACTACCTCATTGTGTATGATTTCATCAACTATGCCAAGAGCCGGGATATTCCGGTAGGGCCCGGCCGCGGTTCCGGTGCCGGCAGTCTGGCGGCATACTGTGTGGGAATCACCGATATCGATCCTATCCGTTACAATCTGATCTTTGAACGCTTCCTGAATCCGGAGCGCGTGTCCATGCCGGACTTTGACGTTGACTTCTGCTATGAACGACGCCAGGAAGTCATTGACTATGTCAATGAAAAATATGGCCGCGATCATGTGGCACAGATCGTCACCTTTGGTACGATGGCTGCCCGTGCAGCAGTGCGCGATGTCGGTCGCGTGATGGGAATGGCTTATCAGGATGTGGATAAGGTTGCCAAGCTGATTCCGATGGAACTCAAGATGACGCTGCAAAAGGCGCTGGATGTCAGTCCCGATCTAAAGGCCATGTATGAGGCAGACGCCCAGGTCCGCGAGCTGATCGATACGTCCTTGAAAGTGGAAGGCATGCCTCGCCATGCCTCTACCCACGCGGCTGGCGTAGTCATTACACGAGAGCCGGCAACCGAATATGTACCGCTCTCCACCAACGATGGCCTGCCGGTCACGCAGTTCAATATGGTGGAGATTGAGCGTCTGGGCCTTTTAAAGATGGACTTTTTGGGACTTCGCACGCTCACGGTCATTCATGATACAGAGACAGCTGTGCGGCGCAAAGATCCGGAATTCCGTATGGCGACGATCAGTTACGATGACCCTGACACCTATGCCATGCTGGCAAAAGGGGAGACAGAGGGCATTTTTCAGTTGGAATCTACAGGGATGACGCAGGTTCTTGTGAGCATGCGCCCCAGAAACCTTGAAGACATTATTGCCCTGATTTCCCTGTACCGTCCAGGCCCCATGGATTCCATCCCCACGTATCTGCGCAATCGCCGCGAGCCTGGGAAGATCAGCTACAAAACACCGCAGCTTGCTCACATTCTGGACGTTACCAATGGCTGCATTGTTTACCAGGAACAGGTTATGCAAATCTTCCGGGAATTGGCGGGGTTCAGCTTTGGCCAGGCAGATAACATTCGCCGAGCCATGAGCAAAAAGAAACACAAAGTCATGGAGGCGGAACGGGAACATTTTGTGCACGGCTGTACCGAACCGGGCAAAGAATGCGCCGGCTGTGTCAAAAACGGGATTCCAGAGGATGTCGCAAACGAAATCTATGATGAGATGATCAGCTTTGCATCCTACGCATTCAACAAATCCCACGCGGCTTGCTACGCGTATGTGGCTTTCCAGACAGCTTATCTCAAGTGCCATTATCCGCACGAGTTCATGGCGGCTTTGCTGACCAGTGTTCTGGATAACACTTCCAAGGTCATCGAATATACAACGGAATGCCAGCGGCTGGGAATCAAGGTCCTTCAGCCGGACATCAATGTCTCTCGCGGCGGATTTACAGCCGACGGAGATTGCATCCGCTTCGGACTGAATGCCGTCAAGAGCGTAGGCAGGAACCTTATTGATGCGGTGGTAAAGGAACGTCAGAACCGACCTTACCGTGGACTTTATGATTTCTGCCGACGGATGTACGGCAACGAATTAAATCGCCGGGCACTGGAAAACCTTATCAAAAGCGGTGCTTTCGATGCACTGGAACCGTCCCGGCGTGCCATGCTCGAGTGTGTAGAAGGAATTCTGAAAAGCGTGGAGACCGACATGCGTCAGAATCTGGAAGGGCAGATGGACCTTTTCGGAATGATGAGCGGGGAGAGCCAGGAAACGGCGATCAACGACTACAAAGTCCCAAAGCTGTCGGAATATCCCACCAGTGATTTGCTCAAAATGGAAAAAGAGGTTTCCGGGCTTTACCTTTCAGGTCATCCGTTGGATGCCTACCGGGAGCAAATTGCACAGATTTCCACCTGTACCATTGCGCAGCTGCAGGGGGAAGAGGCCAAGCAGTTTGATAATCAAACGGTGACGATTCTGTGCACAGTGGTCAAAAACAAAATCATGACGACAAAATCCAACACGCTGATGGCTTTCACCACTATTGAAGACCTTACCGGCACAATGGAACTTCTAGTATTCCCCCGTGTTCTGGCAGAGTGCAGGGCGGCGCTGCAGGAAAATGCTGTTGTGGTGGCGCATGGTCGGGTTTCCGTCAAGGAGGAGGAAGCCGCCCGCCTGATTGTGGAAGGGGTACAATCCATTGATACCTATGACCCGAACAAAAGCTTTGGACGCAATCGGGTAGAGCGCGTACAACAGGAAACCCGTGGTGAGGGCGTTGCCGGCTATTTTTTGACTGTGCCGGCCCGGGAATGCGAAGAAATGCACAAGGTAGAAAACCTTCTCTGCAACATCTTTGATGGTGGAACAGTCAAAGTCTATTTTCGTTTTGCCGATACTGGTAAGAAGGCATGGGCCCGGCATATGGCGGTCAAAGATGACCCTCTTTTGCGGGCCGAACTGGTTCGCATTCTGGGACAAGAGCACGTAAAAGTGCAGGGAACGGACCAGCATGCAAAATAA